The DNA sequence GACTCGATCTGCCGGTCGGCCGCGCGCAACCGGGACACCAGGCCCCGCATGATCGCGTACGACAGGCTGGAGTTCTCCGGCAGGCAGCGGGCGAATTCGGTGCGGCCCAGCACCAGCACGTCGGTCTGCACCTCGGCGCGCACCGTGGCCGAGTGCGGTTCGTTGTCGATCAGGCTCATCTCGCCGACATAGTCGCCCGGATGCAACATCGCCAGGATGACCTCGCGCCCGCGGGCATCGGCCGTCAGCACCCGGGCCCGGCCGGTCAGCAGGATGAACAGCGCATTGGACTTGCGCCCTTGCTCCACGATGATCTCGCCACGGCGGTAACGCCGCTTCACCACGCCCTCGGCAACGGCCTCGGCCTGGCTGTTGGTGAGCAT is a window from the Caldimonas thermodepolymerans genome containing:
- a CDS encoding Crp/Fnr family transcriptional regulator: MAMLSNLDLIRRVPLFSMLTNSQAEAVAEGVVKRRYRRGEIIVEQGRKSNALFILLTGRARVLTADARGREVILAMLHPGDYVGEMSLIDNEPHSATVRAEVQTDVLVLGRTEFARCLPENSSLSYAIMRGLVSRLRAADRQIESLALLDVYGRVARTLLDMAEDNNGTLLIRNKVSRQDLAKIVGASREMVSRVMKDLEERHYVETQPDGSVIIKERLQVN